A window of the Bacillus sp. A301a_S52 genome harbors these coding sequences:
- a CDS encoding LacI family DNA-binding transcriptional regulator, with protein MSVTIKDIAKVAGVSYSTVSKALRNSPLVKAPTKKRIMAIADNLGYHPNVAARSLVSKRSNTVGIIWPTVERAAHAALMTQINDRLEEKGYKSLISINNMSDAITTFQSIQVDAILIFYDQMIGQVPSIPDVPVLVYGISHNSPFPVIDANRKGAIYLAVSHLIKEGHSHLAFIGDLSSKDPLQEEKVLGFKEGMLQETGHIPLNLLIDSNGMTHYDGYKAAEELIAHSPFTVTAIISGSFDLTKGIIRAVQEANLLIPENITILNYDNIPQTTTFGTPISVVGVPLEKITDTIVNQLINMMEHKRIPSSTILSPELTEVKSRMPS; from the coding sequence ATGAGTGTCACGATTAAAGATATAGCCAAAGTTGCCGGCGTCAGTTATTCCACTGTGTCTAAAGCTTTACGGAATAGCCCTCTTGTTAAGGCACCGACAAAAAAGCGTATTATGGCTATTGCCGACAATCTCGGTTACCATCCAAACGTTGCTGCTAGAAGTCTCGTATCTAAACGTTCAAATACAGTTGGCATTATTTGGCCAACTGTTGAAAGAGCGGCCCATGCTGCATTAATGACACAAATTAATGATCGCCTTGAAGAAAAAGGGTATAAATCACTTATATCAATTAATAATATGTCTGATGCCATCACCACTTTTCAGAGTATCCAAGTAGATGCTATTTTAATTTTCTATGACCAAATGATTGGTCAGGTCCCTTCAATTCCTGATGTGCCCGTCTTAGTTTATGGGATTTCGCATAACTCGCCATTTCCAGTCATTGATGCTAATCGAAAAGGAGCTATTTACTTAGCTGTTTCACATTTAATTAAAGAAGGCCATTCACATCTTGCATTCATCGGTGATTTATCAAGTAAGGACCCATTACAAGAGGAAAAAGTGTTAGGGTTTAAAGAAGGCATGTTACAAGAAACTGGTCACATTCCACTTAACTTATTAATCGATTCTAATGGTATGACACACTATGATGGTTACAAAGCAGCTGAAGAGCTTATTGCTCATTCCCCTTTCACCGTCACCGCTATTATTAGTGGAAGCTTTGACCTAACAAAAGGAATCATTCGAGCTGTCCAAGAAGCAAATTTATTAATACCTGAAAACATAACGATACTAAATTATGATAATATCCCTCAAACAACGACGTTTGGAACTCCTATATCTGTTGTCGGGGTCCCTCTTGAGAAAATTACCGACACGATCGTCAATCAACTGATTAATATGATGGAACATAAACGCATTCCCTCTTCTACGATCTTATCGCCTGAGTTAACGGAGGTAAAATCTAGAATGCCTTCTTGA
- a CDS encoding extracellular solute-binding protein, whose protein sequence is MVVGAACAGNDNTTSNGSNGNDGTSPSNNGQSDSDGDVTIRVAWWGGQERHDMTLEAIDLFEEEYPHITVEPEYTGWDGYWERLSTQAAGNNLPDVINMDNSRLMEYSSRDLIVDLQPLVDDGLINLDDVEEVYQDLNVTEDGFVMAISIGANALGIIENREVLDEYGIELEPGYTYDDLISALEEIQSATDDEFFGFDLANSEFEMFFVYARQNGQSVFNETGDGLGFEEHVLVDFFDLIQTMVNNQVAPPHDVMMDYIDGGDSMVGEGSAAASMAASNQIIGQQQSSDMELGLNLMPHLEGGEYGNWIRPSMSFSISAHSEQQKAAAAFIDFFTNSIEANEILQADRGVPVSSVVREHLSDIVDGATAETFEFLELVEGYTSPADPLSPPGESEVRGSFQRVTEALKYDQVTPEEAAQQFIQEAGAILQ, encoded by the coding sequence ATGGTTGTGGGAGCAGCATGTGCCGGTAATGATAATACGACGAGTAATGGATCAAATGGCAATGATGGCACATCACCATCTAATAATGGTCAGTCAGATAGTGATGGAGATGTTACAATACGTGTTGCCTGGTGGGGTGGACAGGAACGTCATGACATGACACTTGAAGCCATTGATTTATTTGAAGAAGAATACCCCCATATAACAGTCGAACCTGAATATACAGGTTGGGATGGCTACTGGGAGAGATTAAGCACACAAGCGGCAGGTAACAATCTACCAGATGTTATAAATATGGATAACTCACGTCTCATGGAATATAGCAGTCGTGATTTAATCGTTGATTTACAACCGCTCGTGGATGACGGACTTATTAATTTAGACGATGTAGAAGAGGTTTATCAAGATTTAAATGTCACTGAGGATGGTTTTGTAATGGCTATTTCTATCGGCGCTAACGCACTAGGTATTATTGAAAACAGAGAGGTACTTGATGAATATGGGATTGAGTTAGAGCCTGGTTATACGTACGATGATTTGATTAGTGCTCTGGAAGAAATTCAATCAGCTACTGATGACGAATTTTTCGGTTTTGATTTAGCCAATTCAGAGTTTGAGATGTTTTTCGTGTATGCTCGACAAAATGGTCAGTCTGTCTTTAATGAGACGGGGGACGGTTTAGGATTTGAAGAACACGTGTTAGTTGATTTTTTTGACCTCATTCAAACGATGGTCAATAATCAAGTGGCTCCTCCACATGATGTCATGATGGATTACATTGATGGCGGTGATTCAATGGTAGGCGAAGGTTCTGCAGCTGCAAGTATGGCAGCAAGCAATCAAATTATTGGCCAACAGCAATCATCCGATATGGAACTCGGTCTTAATTTAATGCCTCACTTAGAAGGCGGAGAATACGGGAATTGGATTCGCCCTAGTATGTCATTTTCCATCTCTGCTCATTCTGAACAGCAGAAAGCCGCTGCCGCGTTTATTGACTTCTTCACAAATAGTATTGAAGCAAATGAAATTTTACAAGCAGATCGAGGCGTGCCGGTATCATCAGTTGTTCGCGAACATTTATCTGACATAGTGGACGGCGCTACAGCGGAAACGTTTGAATTTTTAGAGCTGGTAGAAGGTTATACGAGTCCAGCTGATCCCCTCTCTCCCCCAGGGGAGTCTGAAGTTCGCGGTTCTTTCCAACGCGTTACTGAAGCGTTGAAGTATGATCAAGTGACGCCTGAAGAAGCTGCCCAGCAATTTATACAGGAAGCAGGGGCGATTTTACAATAG
- a CDS encoding transposase, with protein sequence MNKPLRQVYKIVERTIDKHGQILIIPEIKFESYWTTLAIEPEKVIALYHEHGTCEKFHSELKTDLDLERFPSGKFCTNDLILHLGCFAYNLLLIIGQESLKEEGAPLKKQVIRRRVTTVIQNLITLHQKWSHT encoded by the coding sequence ATGAACAAACCCTTACGTCAAGTATATAAAATAGTTGAAAGAACGATAGATAAACATGGACAAATACTCATCATTCCTGAAATAAAATTTGAAAGTTATTGGACTACTTTGGCCATTGAACCGGAAAAGGTAATAGCACTTTACCATGAACATGGTACTTGTGAGAAGTTCCATAGTGAATTAAAAACGGACTTAGACCTTGAACGATTCCCTTCAGGGAAATTTTGTACAAATGATCTCATTTTACACTTGGGTTGCTTTGCTTATAATTTACTTCTTATTATTGGACAAGAAAGTCTAAAAGAAGAGGGGGCCCCACTTAAGAAACAAGTTATTCGTCGACGAGTGACAACTGTGATTCAAAATTTGATCACACTTCATCAAAAATGGTCTCACACGTAA
- a CDS encoding glycoside hydrolase family 28 protein: MKGCVYTLIYNIVDFGAVADGVTDNTNAFKVAISECEEKGGTVYVPSGKYVTGPINLVSHLTLYLEAGSVILFTNDFSQYPPVKTRWSGYDCYAFSPLLFGENLTNVTVKGEGVIDGQGEAWWKVANDLKQGHSYQDETTQRLKALNHSLLPDLKTNILEWDSQFLRPPLLQFYECENVTLEGITVRHSPFWNTHLVYCENVTIRGLTFENPADTPNGDGCDIESCRYVRVSDCQFDVGDDCLCLKSGIDEMGRRIARPTEYVTVTNCTMARGHGGVVMGSENSGGIQHVAISNCVFNGTDRGIRLKTNRTRGGFIRHILVSNILMNDVFCPVAINMFYKFGIDGNDELLQREEAIPITEKTPVIEHVHLSHITADKARAAAAFIYGLPEKPVADIRLSHVHIRMTDNKEEKGGEPDMVKESVMMAGEGIVAKYVNGLHLNDVSIKTRQGPAFKVNQGTNVTVNDLTMPSIHKGTPVVVSQGENELYVGGHQARMLRDSYYEADHPIHGTLSQENKEPLL, from the coding sequence ATGAAAGGGTGTGTGTATACGTTGATATATAATATCGTTGATTTTGGGGCTGTAGCGGATGGTGTAACGGATAATACCAATGCTTTCAAAGTGGCGATTAGCGAGTGTGAAGAGAAAGGCGGGACTGTTTATGTGCCAAGCGGCAAATATGTAACAGGTCCAATTAATCTAGTTAGTCACTTAACGTTATATTTAGAAGCTGGGTCAGTTATTTTGTTTACCAATGACTTCTCACAATATCCCCCAGTCAAAACAAGATGGTCGGGTTACGACTGCTATGCTTTCTCTCCTCTTTTATTTGGAGAAAATTTAACGAACGTCACTGTTAAAGGGGAAGGCGTGATAGATGGCCAAGGTGAGGCGTGGTGGAAGGTGGCCAATGACCTGAAACAAGGACATTCATATCAAGATGAGACAACTCAACGCTTAAAAGCTTTAAACCACTCGTTATTACCTGATTTAAAAACAAATATTTTAGAATGGGACAGTCAGTTTCTCCGTCCGCCACTTCTTCAATTTTATGAGTGTGAAAATGTGACATTAGAAGGGATTACAGTTAGACACTCTCCTTTCTGGAATACTCACCTCGTTTACTGCGAAAATGTCACTATTCGAGGTCTTACATTTGAAAATCCGGCAGATACCCCTAATGGGGACGGGTGTGATATTGAGTCATGCCGTTATGTAAGAGTAAGTGACTGCCAGTTTGATGTTGGAGATGATTGTCTCTGTTTAAAGTCAGGCATTGATGAAATGGGGAGAAGAATTGCCAGACCGACTGAATACGTGACTGTTACAAATTGTACGATGGCTCGAGGACATGGTGGCGTTGTAATGGGCAGTGAAAATTCAGGAGGCATTCAGCATGTGGCCATCTCGAACTGTGTCTTTAATGGGACAGATCGTGGAATAAGGCTGAAAACGAATCGGACTAGAGGAGGGTTTATTAGGCACATTCTTGTATCTAATATCTTGATGAACGATGTTTTTTGTCCAGTGGCTATTAATATGTTTTATAAATTCGGTATTGATGGGAATGACGAGTTACTACAGAGAGAAGAAGCGATACCTATAACAGAGAAGACACCGGTCATTGAACATGTTCATTTAAGCCATATTACGGCTGATAAAGCAAGAGCTGCTGCTGCGTTTATTTATGGCCTGCCTGAAAAACCAGTTGCTGATATCAGGCTAAGTCATGTCCACATACGTATGACAGATAATAAGGAGGAAAAAGGCGGAGAGCCTGATATGGTGAAGGAGTCTGTTATGATGGCTGGAGAAGGTATAGTGGCAAAGTATGTAAATGGTTTGCATCTAAATGATGTAAGTATTAAGACGAGACAAGGACCTGCTTTTAAAGTTAATCAGGGGACAAATGTTACGGTAAATGACTTAACGATGCCTTCCATCCACAAGGGAACTCCGGTCGTCGTGTCCCAAGGAGAAAATGAGTTATACGTAGGCGGCCATCAAGCGCGTATGTTACGTGACAGTTATTATGAGGCTGACCATCCGATTCATGGCACACTTAGTCAAGAAAATAAGGAGCCGCTATTATGA
- a CDS encoding glycoside hydrolase family 43 protein — translation MTTYRNPILPGFYPDPSICRVQDDYYLVTSSFDYYPGVPIFHSKDLVNWCQIGHVLDRPTQLNLDGTPCSKGIYAPTLRYHEGTFYMITTFVVSQTGTRKNFYVTATDPAGPWSDPYWFTDAPGIDPSLFFDDDGRVYYTGNRRPPTGQNYPKHMEIWLQEVDLQKRDLIGEKMSLWDGAVNQNHAQEAPHLYKLFGYYYLMIAEGGTGFTHSVTMARSKSITGPYEVCKTNPILTHRHLGRDYPITNIGHADIVETQKGDWWMVCLGTRPYGGSHRNLGRETFLVPFVWEDNWPVVNPGKGIVELEMPFPNLEQKRCHVAPVCDHFNKKELSYQWNFIRTPRGEFWSLEERPGFLRLKAKGDVITDEVNPAFIGRRQQHINFMSRTIMEYTPKKVGEEAGLVLLQNTDCQIRLTKLLVGETPHLQLVRREAGEDTVLAIESAPAHMTYIKVEAYGQQYHFYYADKEEEWSSLGDVVDGRVLSSDLAGGFVGTYLGMYITGKLLNNADFDWFEYIGLDN, via the coding sequence ATGACAACTTACCGAAATCCTATTCTGCCTGGATTCTACCCAGACCCTTCTATTTGTCGTGTGCAAGATGATTATTATCTTGTAACTTCCTCGTTTGATTATTATCCTGGTGTCCCGATCTTTCATAGTAAGGATCTAGTTAATTGGTGTCAAATTGGTCATGTCCTTGATCGACCGACTCAACTTAACTTAGACGGTACACCTTGTTCAAAAGGGATTTATGCACCTACATTACGCTATCACGAAGGAACATTCTACATGATCACGACCTTTGTCGTCAGTCAGACAGGCACACGAAAAAATTTTTATGTTACCGCTACTGATCCGGCTGGACCATGGTCTGACCCTTATTGGTTTACAGATGCACCAGGTATCGATCCTTCTTTATTTTTTGATGATGATGGGAGGGTCTACTATACAGGTAATCGCCGGCCACCCACAGGTCAAAACTATCCAAAGCATATGGAAATTTGGCTGCAAGAAGTGGATTTACAAAAGCGTGATTTAATCGGTGAGAAAATGAGTTTATGGGATGGGGCAGTTAATCAAAATCATGCACAAGAAGCTCCTCATTTATACAAATTATTTGGCTATTACTATCTTATGATAGCAGAAGGTGGTACAGGGTTTACACACTCTGTCACAATGGCAAGGAGCAAAAGCATTACTGGACCCTATGAGGTCTGTAAAACGAATCCTATTTTAACCCATCGGCATTTAGGGAGAGATTACCCTATTACGAACATCGGACATGCAGATATCGTTGAAACTCAAAAGGGAGACTGGTGGATGGTTTGTCTCGGTACACGACCGTATGGTGGCTCACACCGGAATCTAGGAAGGGAAACGTTTTTAGTCCCTTTTGTATGGGAAGATAATTGGCCTGTGGTTAATCCAGGTAAAGGCATTGTCGAACTGGAAATGCCGTTTCCAAACCTTGAACAAAAAAGGTGTCACGTAGCCCCCGTTTGCGATCATTTTAATAAGAAGGAGTTGTCTTATCAATGGAACTTTATCAGGACACCTAGAGGAGAATTTTGGTCATTAGAAGAAAGACCGGGCTTTTTAAGATTAAAAGCAAAGGGTGACGTCATTACAGATGAAGTGAATCCTGCATTTATAGGGCGGCGTCAACAACATATTAACTTTATGTCCCGAACAATAATGGAATATACGCCAAAAAAAGTGGGTGAAGAGGCAGGGCTTGTCTTGTTACAAAATACGGATTGTCAAATACGACTGACTAAGCTCTTAGTAGGAGAGACGCCACATCTACAGTTAGTAAGGCGGGAAGCTGGAGAAGACACCGTACTGGCCATTGAATCAGCCCCAGCACACATGACGTATATTAAAGTGGAAGCCTATGGCCAGCAGTATCATTTTTATTATGCTGATAAAGAGGAGGAGTGGTCTTCCCTCGGTGATGTAGTGGATGGACGTGTATTGAGCAGTGATCTTGCCGGAGGGTTTGTCGGAACTTATCTAGGTATGTATATCACAGGTAAACTCCTTAATAACGCGGACTTTGATTGGTTTGAATATATAGGATTAGATAACTAG
- a CDS encoding rhamnogalacturonan acetylesterase produces MRRQLSYCFKKGYELKEDVLVLLSKTEHHQSYGWIKTPLVEEFLGMEALSLPGHYSMDSGFSFFTEVPKGQYVVTLYFQAGESQDVTVIFNEGQRLLKRKLEEKEMVYKVALRVEDRLFTIAVLPQLDRLVRLTIESQPTMPVIYLAGDSTVTDQPAARYPYSGWGQMLPLFLHPTIAVVNAAKSGRSSKSFIEEGRLNAIEKELKKGDYLFIQFGHNDEKTDKRGTDPDTTYPFYLRHYIQVALENEALPILITPVQRRTFNKDQTLKNTHSRYEKSMYQLSKEAGVPLIPLGKRSKYMIEKLGDEASKELFMWLDPGVYKGFLEGAKDNTHFTEKGAYEIAKLVATAIKESPLAGLVNYIDDLNY; encoded by the coding sequence ATGAGGCGACAATTGTCTTATTGTTTTAAAAAAGGATATGAATTGAAAGAAGACGTTCTAGTTTTACTAAGTAAAACTGAGCATCACCAGTCTTATGGCTGGATAAAGACGCCACTCGTGGAGGAGTTTCTAGGTATGGAAGCTTTATCTCTACCTGGACATTATAGTATGGATAGTGGCTTTTCTTTTTTCACGGAAGTACCGAAAGGGCAATATGTCGTCACATTATACTTTCAAGCAGGGGAATCACAGGACGTAACGGTTATATTTAATGAAGGCCAACGCTTATTAAAACGAAAGTTAGAAGAAAAGGAAATGGTATATAAGGTAGCCTTACGAGTAGAAGATCGTCTATTTACGATTGCCGTTCTGCCACAGTTAGATCGCCTTGTCAGACTGACAATAGAGAGTCAACCGACTATGCCTGTCATTTACCTTGCCGGAGATTCAACGGTAACAGATCAGCCAGCTGCTAGATATCCCTATTCAGGATGGGGACAGATGCTACCGTTATTTTTACACCCCACTATAGCTGTTGTAAATGCAGCGAAATCGGGCAGAAGTTCAAAGAGTTTTATTGAGGAAGGACGGCTGAATGCTATAGAGAAAGAGCTAAAAAAAGGTGATTATCTCTTTATTCAGTTTGGGCACAACGATGAAAAAACAGACAAGAGAGGAACAGACCCAGACACGACATACCCATTTTATTTGCGTCACTACATTCAAGTGGCTTTGGAAAATGAGGCTCTTCCTATATTGATTACTCCTGTGCAAAGACGAACGTTTAATAAAGACCAGACATTGAAAAACACTCATAGTCGTTATGAAAAAAGTATGTATCAGCTGAGTAAAGAAGCGGGTGTTCCTCTTATTCCGTTAGGAAAGAGAAGTAAATACATGATAGAGAAATTAGGTGATGAAGCTTCCAAAGAGCTCTTTATGTGGCTAGATCCTGGTGTATATAAAGGATTCCTCGAAGGAGCTAAGGACAATACTCATTTCACAGAGAAAGGCGCTTACGAGATAGCTAAACTAGTGGCAACGGCGATTAAGGAATCCCCACTCGCAGGATTAGTGAACTACATTGATGATTTAAACTACTAA
- a CDS encoding Gfo/Idh/MocA family oxidoreductase encodes MNKRIVICGVSNRSMGMFIEPCLDRFYETNQIVGLLDKDVKRLAICKERFPSLSELPVYQPEQFKQMIDETKANTIIVAGRDDTHVDYIIKGLKHNMNVITEKPMVTTAADAAMVLEAETQSKGNVLVTFNYRYNAYHRKIKELLIAGKVGRVTSVDLNWYIDTYHGASYFKRWNRKREYSGGLSIHKSTHHFDLVNWWLDQFPEQVFAYGALNYYGAEGEHNPSKKTGRYCATCDERSSCPYYTRWFSRSNGTVSVKDDHLQANSFEDTYSDYTDYRPDQCIFDGDIAIEDTYTATVKYNGGALLSYSINFSLPYEGYRLAINGTHGRIETTEYHEPSRVPFPIPEQTIDYFPLFGGKETIHVVQSEGGHGGGDPLIQEDLFLGENPNRKYDILAGAKAGAWSIATGEAVWKSAKENKPYHVASLLQGK; translated from the coding sequence ATGAATAAACGTATTGTGATTTGTGGCGTGAGCAATAGAAGTATGGGGATGTTTATTGAACCGTGCCTTGATCGATTTTATGAAACAAATCAAATTGTTGGGTTACTTGATAAGGATGTAAAAAGATTAGCTATCTGTAAGGAACGTTTTCCTTCTTTAAGTGAGCTTCCTGTTTATCAACCAGAGCAGTTCAAACAGATGATCGATGAAACAAAGGCAAACACGATTATTGTTGCAGGAAGAGACGATACACATGTGGACTATATTATTAAAGGGTTAAAGCATAATATGAACGTCATTACTGAGAAGCCAATGGTGACAACGGCAGCTGATGCAGCGATGGTTTTAGAGGCTGAAACACAGAGTAAAGGAAACGTTCTTGTCACCTTTAATTATCGCTATAATGCTTATCATCGGAAAATAAAGGAATTACTAATAGCAGGTAAAGTAGGGCGAGTGACCTCGGTTGATTTAAATTGGTACATCGATACATATCACGGGGCGAGCTATTTTAAGCGTTGGAATCGAAAGAGAGAGTATTCAGGAGGCTTGTCTATTCATAAATCGACGCATCATTTTGATCTAGTTAACTGGTGGCTTGATCAGTTCCCTGAGCAGGTCTTTGCTTATGGAGCATTAAACTATTATGGTGCGGAAGGTGAACATAACCCTAGTAAAAAAACTGGCAGATACTGTGCCACCTGTGATGAACGTTCATCCTGTCCGTATTATACGAGGTGGTTCAGCCGCTCAAATGGAACAGTTTCTGTAAAAGACGATCATTTGCAGGCAAATAGTTTTGAGGATACTTACTCAGATTATACGGATTATCGTCCAGATCAATGTATTTTTGATGGTGACATTGCTATTGAGGACACCTATACAGCGACAGTTAAGTATAATGGTGGTGCGCTGTTAAGTTATTCTATTAATTTCTCTTTGCCATATGAGGGATACAGACTGGCCATAAATGGCACACACGGGAGAATTGAAACGACTGAGTATCATGAACCGAGTAGGGTGCCTTTTCCGATCCCAGAGCAAACAATTGACTATTTCCCTTTGTTTGGAGGGAAAGAAACGATTCATGTGGTACAGTCTGAAGGTGGCCATGGGGGTGGAGATCCACTTATTCAAGAAGATTTATTTTTAGGTGAAAATCCAAACAGAAAGTATGATATTTTAGCCGGTGCGAAAGCAGGTGCATGGTCGATTGCAACAGGCGAAGCGGTATGGAAATCAGCGAAGGAGAATAAACCATATCATGTGGCCTCTCTCCTTCAAGGTAAATAG
- a CDS encoding carbohydrate ABC transporter permease, which produces MVEDRSLGSKLFNITNAILLGIIALITVLPFLHVIAASFTTSAELAAKKFVLFPTTWSFDAYRYIFSTDTILKAMGVSIAVTLGGTMWSMLMSTLMGYGLSRRDLVGRRYITFFVIFTMLFNGGMIPTFLVVQQTGLMNSLLALIIPVSINAFNMIILRSFFQNLPDGLEESAKIDGCNDFSILFRIVIPCSKPAIATISLFYAVTYWNTYMHAILYISDSSKWPVQVLLRQIVVLASGLNYDGAAYTDIPPPEQTVKMATIVVATIPVLLVYPFLQKYFAKGALLGSVKG; this is translated from the coding sequence ATGGTAGAAGATCGTTCATTAGGCAGTAAACTATTTAATATTACTAATGCTATATTATTGGGAATCATTGCGCTCATTACCGTTCTTCCGTTTTTACATGTTATTGCGGCATCCTTTACGACAAGCGCCGAATTAGCAGCGAAAAAATTTGTATTATTTCCGACAACATGGAGCTTTGATGCGTATCGCTATATTTTTTCAACTGATACGATTTTAAAAGCGATGGGTGTGTCGATTGCCGTGACCTTAGGAGGCACGATGTGGAGTATGCTCATGTCAACATTAATGGGCTATGGTTTATCTAGGAGAGATCTAGTAGGACGACGTTATATTACGTTTTTTGTTATCTTCACGATGTTATTTAATGGTGGGATGATTCCAACGTTTCTTGTTGTTCAGCAAACAGGGTTAATGAACTCTCTATTAGCACTTATCATTCCAGTCTCGATAAATGCGTTTAATATGATTATATTGAGAAGTTTCTTTCAAAATCTACCTGATGGCCTGGAGGAATCAGCTAAAATTGATGGCTGTAATGATTTCAGTATCTTATTTCGAATTGTTATTCCTTGTTCAAAACCTGCTATTGCCACGATTTCACTGTTCTATGCTGTTACGTATTGGAATACTTACATGCATGCCATTCTTTATATTAGTGATTCATCTAAGTGGCCAGTTCAAGTATTACTTAGACAAATCGTTGTGTTAGCAAGTGGTTTGAATTATGACGGTGCAGCGTATACAGATATCCCACCACCAGAGCAAACAGTCAAGATGGCAACGATTGTCGTGGCAACGATTCCTGTTTTACTTGTTTATCCGTTCTTACAGAAATATTTTGCAAAAGGAGCGTTGCTTGGTTCTGTGAAAGGATGA
- a CDS encoding glycoside hydrolase family 88 protein, protein MEKNSFFLDKTPLEWAEQACQSLMNTYEPIMLPPEKRWHYHQGVFLCGMIDVWKATQNDTYYEYVKDYVDGLVDGNGNVYFARDELDAIQAGQLLFPIYDKTKEPKYAIAAKKLRQLINTINRTSEQGFWHKDKYPYQMWLDGLYMAGPFLLMYGETFHEPELVDTVLHQEALMRKHTKDQNTGLYFHGWDERGETPWAEEGRYHAPEVWGRALGWYGMALTMIIERLPENHPKIEELQNVIQELVERLVTFQDENTGLWYQVVPKGEKADNWLETSCTSLFVLTILRAVNDGYVDKSYAKYALRGYEGIINHKVSVNKDGGLSLKGVCIGTSIGTYEYYVNRETSVNDLHGVGAFVLASVKLHEYLTNVKRSEDAIES, encoded by the coding sequence ATGGAGAAAAATTCGTTTTTTCTCGATAAAACGCCTTTAGAATGGGCAGAACAAGCGTGTCAGTCGCTTATGAACACGTATGAACCGATCATGTTGCCACCTGAAAAGCGCTGGCACTATCATCAGGGAGTGTTTTTATGTGGGATGATCGATGTATGGAAAGCGACTCAAAATGATACCTATTATGAGTATGTGAAAGATTATGTTGACGGTCTTGTGGATGGTAATGGGAACGTCTATTTTGCAAGAGACGAGCTTGATGCCATTCAAGCAGGTCAATTGCTGTTCCCGATTTATGATAAAACGAAAGAGCCGAAGTATGCGATAGCTGCTAAGAAATTACGCCAGCTAATCAACACAATTAATCGAACGTCTGAACAAGGTTTTTGGCATAAAGATAAGTACCCGTATCAAATGTGGTTAGACGGTTTGTATATGGCAGGGCCCTTCTTATTGATGTATGGCGAAACCTTTCATGAGCCTGAGCTTGTGGACACGGTGCTTCATCAGGAAGCGCTTATGCGAAAACACACAAAAGATCAAAATACGGGACTCTATTTTCATGGTTGGGATGAACGGGGCGAAACGCCTTGGGCGGAAGAAGGGCGCTATCATGCGCCAGAAGTATGGGGCAGAGCTCTTGGATGGTACGGTATGGCCTTAACTATGATTATTGAAAGATTACCAGAAAACCATCCAAAAATAGAAGAATTACAGAATGTTATTCAGGAACTGGTTGAGAGACTCGTCACGTTTCAAGATGAGAACACGGGTTTATGGTATCAAGTTGTGCCTAAGGGCGAAAAAGCGGATAATTGGCTAGAAACCTCTTGTACAAGCTTGTTCGTTTTGACTATCTTAAGAGCAGTAAATGACGGATATGTGGATAAATCTTATGCAAAGTATGCGTTAAGAGGCTATGAAGGTATTATAAATCATAAAGTGAGTGTGAATAAAGATGGCGGTCTTAGCTTAAAGGGAGTTTGTATAGGGACGTCAATTGGGACGTATGAGTATTACGTGAATCGCGAAACAAGTGTGAATGATTTGCATGGGGTAGGAGCGTTTGTCCTAGCCAGCGTTAAGCTACACGAATATCTAACCAATGTGAAGCGCTCTGAAGATGCGATAGAATCATGA